A window of Rhinatrema bivittatum chromosome 2, aRhiBiv1.1, whole genome shotgun sequence contains these coding sequences:
- the LOC115083504 gene encoding zinc finger protein OZF-like isoform X2: protein MKENYETLLSLEDEVRQEGKKEKNREEPPKELIQIPRRSGNGCENVSQGTEKRKIRKSNQESEKKPKDPAGDPSDRGTECERSDIELLRAERPFQSNNSDHITSKLHEREGKGTKPFVCDTCGKCLTRKAHLILHQRIHTGERPFPCAECGKCFKSKRNLTTHQITHAEVKPFRCSECGKNFISRDKLLTHQRAHIGVRPFSCTECGKSFRCKSHLIRHQGTHIDVKPFRCSHCGKRFNCKESLKIHQRIHIGKRPFSCVECGKSFAHKTDLVMHQGTHAGERPFPCTECGKSFSFKSDRVMHQRTHTGERPFPCTECEKSFSYKRDLVVHQRTHTGERPYPCMECGKSFVRSIDLVRHQRTHTGERPFHCMECGKSFSCKSVLVMHQRTHTGERPFPCTECEKSFSCKKDLVVHQRTHTGERPYPCMECGKRFVRKEGLIRHERAHGRKILSMY, encoded by the coding sequence AGGATGAAGTCAGacaggaagggaagaaggagaagaATCGAGAAGAACCTCCTAAAGAACTAATACAGATCCCAAGACGATCGGGAAATGGCTGTGAGAATGTTTCCCAGGGGACTGAGAAGAGAAAAATTAGGAAAAGTAATCAGGAATCCGAGAAGAAGCCAAAAGACCCTGCAGGAGATCCATCGGACAGAGGCACTGAGTGTGAAAGAAGTGATATTGAGCTCCTGAGAGCCGAGAGACCATTCCaaagtaataacagtgatcaCATAACATCTAAGCTCCAcgaaagagaggggaaagggacgAAGCCCTTTGTGTGTGACACCTGCGGAAAATGCTTGACAAGGAAAGCacatttaatattgcatcagaGGATCCATACAGGAGAGAGACCCTTTCCATGTGCTGAATGTGGGAAGTGCTTCAAAAGCAAGCGTAACCTAACTACACATCAGATAACTCATGCTGAGGTGAAACCCTTTCGTTGTAGTGAATGTGGAAAGAATTTCATTAGCAGGGATAAACTATTGACACACCAAAGAGCACATATAGGTGTTAGACCCTTTTCTTGTACTGAATGCGGGAAAAGCTTTAGATGCAAAAGTCATCTAATAAGACATCAAGGAACCCATATCGATGTGAAACCTTTTCGATGCTCTCATTGTGGAAAAAGATTTAATTGCAAGGAAAGTCTAAAAatacatcagagaatccacataGGGAAGAGACCCTTTTCATGTGTGGAATGCGGGAAAAGTTTTGCTCATAAGACAGATCTAGTAATGCATCAGGGGACCCATGCTGGAGAGAGACCCTTTCCATGTacagaatgtgggaaaagcttttcTTTCAAGAGTGACCGAGTAATGCATCAAAGAACCCATACCGGAGAAAGACCCTTTCCATGtacagaatgtgagaaaagctttTCTTATAAGAGAGACCTAGTGGTGCATCAGAGAACCCATACTGGCGAGAGACCCTATCCATGTATGGAATGTGGGAAAAGTTTTGTTCGCTCGATAGATCTAGTAAGGCATCAGAGAACCCATACAGGAGAAAGACCGTTTCATTGTATGgagtgtgggaaaagcttttCTTGCAAGAGTGTCCTAGTAATGCATCAAAGAACCCATACCGGAGAAAGACCCTTTCCATGtacagaatgtgagaaaagctttTCTTGTAAGAAAGACCTAGTGGTGCATCAGAGAACCCATACTGGCGAAAGACCCTATCCATGTATGGAATGTGGGAAAAGATTTGTTCGCAAGGAAGGCCTAATAAGGCATGAGAGAGCACATGGGAGAAAGATCCTttccatgtactga
- the LOC115083504 gene encoding zinc finger protein OZF-like isoform X1, translated as MKENYETLLSLAEDEVRQEGKKEKNREEPPKELIQIPRRSGNGCENVSQGTEKRKIRKSNQESEKKPKDPAGDPSDRGTECERSDIELLRAERPFQSNNSDHITSKLHEREGKGTKPFVCDTCGKCLTRKAHLILHQRIHTGERPFPCAECGKCFKSKRNLTTHQITHAEVKPFRCSECGKNFISRDKLLTHQRAHIGVRPFSCTECGKSFRCKSHLIRHQGTHIDVKPFRCSHCGKRFNCKESLKIHQRIHIGKRPFSCVECGKSFAHKTDLVMHQGTHAGERPFPCTECGKSFSFKSDRVMHQRTHTGERPFPCTECEKSFSYKRDLVVHQRTHTGERPYPCMECGKSFVRSIDLVRHQRTHTGERPFHCMECGKSFSCKSVLVMHQRTHTGERPFPCTECEKSFSCKKDLVVHQRTHTGERPYPCMECGKRFVRKEGLIRHERAHGRKILSMY; from the coding sequence CAGAGGATGAAGTCAGacaggaagggaagaaggagaagaATCGAGAAGAACCTCCTAAAGAACTAATACAGATCCCAAGACGATCGGGAAATGGCTGTGAGAATGTTTCCCAGGGGACTGAGAAGAGAAAAATTAGGAAAAGTAATCAGGAATCCGAGAAGAAGCCAAAAGACCCTGCAGGAGATCCATCGGACAGAGGCACTGAGTGTGAAAGAAGTGATATTGAGCTCCTGAGAGCCGAGAGACCATTCCaaagtaataacagtgatcaCATAACATCTAAGCTCCAcgaaagagaggggaaagggacgAAGCCCTTTGTGTGTGACACCTGCGGAAAATGCTTGACAAGGAAAGCacatttaatattgcatcagaGGATCCATACAGGAGAGAGACCCTTTCCATGTGCTGAATGTGGGAAGTGCTTCAAAAGCAAGCGTAACCTAACTACACATCAGATAACTCATGCTGAGGTGAAACCCTTTCGTTGTAGTGAATGTGGAAAGAATTTCATTAGCAGGGATAAACTATTGACACACCAAAGAGCACATATAGGTGTTAGACCCTTTTCTTGTACTGAATGCGGGAAAAGCTTTAGATGCAAAAGTCATCTAATAAGACATCAAGGAACCCATATCGATGTGAAACCTTTTCGATGCTCTCATTGTGGAAAAAGATTTAATTGCAAGGAAAGTCTAAAAatacatcagagaatccacataGGGAAGAGACCCTTTTCATGTGTGGAATGCGGGAAAAGTTTTGCTCATAAGACAGATCTAGTAATGCATCAGGGGACCCATGCTGGAGAGAGACCCTTTCCATGTacagaatgtgggaaaagcttttcTTTCAAGAGTGACCGAGTAATGCATCAAAGAACCCATACCGGAGAAAGACCCTTTCCATGtacagaatgtgagaaaagctttTCTTATAAGAGAGACCTAGTGGTGCATCAGAGAACCCATACTGGCGAGAGACCCTATCCATGTATGGAATGTGGGAAAAGTTTTGTTCGCTCGATAGATCTAGTAAGGCATCAGAGAACCCATACAGGAGAAAGACCGTTTCATTGTATGgagtgtgggaaaagcttttCTTGCAAGAGTGTCCTAGTAATGCATCAAAGAACCCATACCGGAGAAAGACCCTTTCCATGtacagaatgtgagaaaagctttTCTTGTAAGAAAGACCTAGTGGTGCATCAGAGAACCCATACTGGCGAAAGACCCTATCCATGTATGGAATGTGGGAAAAGATTTGTTCGCAAGGAAGGCCTAATAAGGCATGAGAGAGCACATGGGAGAAAGATCCTttccatgtactga